In the genome of Lactuca sativa cultivar Salinas chromosome 3, Lsat_Salinas_v11, whole genome shotgun sequence, the window GCAACATTCACCCATGATAGATGTGTTTGAGCATTCCAACATGATTTATTGCTTCTAAACATCATCTAGGTCATTGAATCCGTTCCAATCTAACATATAAACATGAAATCCCCAATTTGAATTTCTAGGGTTCATGAGGGTTTGCACCCAAATCCTCAAATCCATCAATAGGATGATTGGATTGAGATTGGGATCATCAAAACAACTTAAGGGATGTTAGAAAACCAAACCATAACCATCAAATGGGATAAAAGTCGTACATAACACCCAATCCATAGATGAAACTCGAATTCTACACTCAGAGAGAAATAAAATATACCTTAAATCACttgatttcttcacaacttgCACCAAATGGACCAAGAAAGATTGAGATCGACCCTTAGGGTTTCTATTGAGCTTGAATCGCTATCCAACCTCCTCTCTTTTCCTCTCATCGTTCTTATTTGGCTGAAATGAAGAGGAATCATTCTTATTTTCGAATTTGTCATATTTGGTCCTTCTACTTTACATCTTTTGCCAAATTTACCATTTGTCCATTCATTTTCACATCTGATTAAAAGGTTGACATAATGAGTCCTGAAGCATCCAATTCTTAACATTCCTCATCCATGTAACCTTGGTGAGTCAATTGTTGGTCAAACATACTTTTCCAAATTGACACTTTCGGTCCCTTAACTTTGAAACGTTAACATCTCAGCCTTTAACTTTACAAGCTTCATATCGACTAATGATATGATTATCCcttgattatttttttaaataattcacCTATTATTTAATTATCCATATTAATTTAAGAACCTggtcttaaattttaggatgttacacgaaagcttagtgagttaccccaaaatacccatacccacaacaatacacatataaccataaacaacatactataggtccagtcaaccatcgagttagaataccccaggcccacaaccattaggttggaatgcccacatatatgagtccaatcatcctcgggatggaatactcacggcccacaaccaacaggttggaatgcccaggtctattggctttcacACAAAgaagataagcctcaaccgccaaacaacATGTGCACCTATATCAGATAATAGTCTATAGATAGACAAACCGGTCTAGCAGGTCAtaacagcataacaacatcctatctaccaggatactgatctagcGGATCATAGCAACATAACATCCTGTCTACTTAGATACTAATCTAatggatcataacaacatatatcatcctatctattaggataccaatctaacatatcataacatcatgTAGCAGCCTATCTAcaaggatactgatctaacagatcatactagcatatcacataataccATCCTCTAACCAAGATACCGAACTAACTAGGTCACTACGCATAAACATAACCTCattctaactaccaggatgcaaaccaataaacatatcatgccataaccgGATACAATCCAATAAGGGTCgactttggtgccttagaccctattgatatagtgaggataactcacctcacactgccggTCTGAACCGACGAATCGAACTCCTGAATCGCTGCCTCACCAAAATCTCGAACAGCTGATCTCTCAACTCCCAAatctatcaataccaaaatatcacttagTTCAACACAATAatcctccttagggtaaaatgaccattttacccctagacCAACTTGGTCTATATCTAAGGCTCAAAATCATAATATAAAAAGCCTAACACTGGATGGTCTTCCCAAACCCACTagtagcccactaatggcccaatttgctatattgggcccaatccccttaatgggccttatcctaagctcAAACATATCCTTGAACCATAACAAATGTCTCCTGATGGCCTATCAAAGCCCAAATACCCAAGCATGGCCCAAATCGTGGCCCAATAACACAAAGTCCATACTGacagattacgcggggcgtacatatatgtacgctaagcatacaggcTAGAAggtatgtacgttgggcgtacctgcatgtacgctcaACGTAAATCCCCTAATAAGTCCTTTTCCCATCAAGGGCTTAATACTCCACTTCAGAAGCTGTAATCACAGATCCTGATCCTTTTCcacatcttaatccataaagtcactgacttggtgactttacttgacccaaacaagcccaaactccaaaaatgatgtATTATTTCTATGAAGAGGgttagatctcatgcatgaacccattaagacattcaagatggagactttactgcttatgggacccttttagctctgagggtgggaaccctaagctcaaaaatgagatttcatcataaaggtccattcttgggaccaaaatgactccaaaaccaaactacactagatctaagTATTCTTaggtaaagttatgaactttatacctccaaaggtttccaaatgatgatgctattccagatctatgagctccaacttcccaagttcttccttgccaagttcttcttttcctcttctaaGCTTACACCACCCAAAGTGAGCTTCTTGAAGTCAAAATCACCcaaagatgaagaagtgaggtgttttagggtttctttgaggTTGGTTTGGctgataaggaggctagggtttgagccataatgTTTTTTATATAGTGGTtagccccaaaattagggtttagggtctcttggagtacattgggcgtacttctagtacgctaggcatactccTCCTACACCCGCGATCATTTCAACTTCTACGCTGGGCTTACCACAgcctacgctgggcatactcgccCAGTGCAAACTTTTCATGCTTGTTCCTTTCTTGCCACTTCTTTCCAACCCAAAGGCCAAAAAGTGACATAATTCAAATCTGAGGGATGAATATGAAGCTACttgaaaaatgggatgttacatgatCCAACCATTTTACGTTCAAGAACACATAACTTCCTTATTCTCAATTATGTACCTTCATAAGTATGATCTTCTCTTCGAGATTTCAGCTTACTCTGATTAGCTTTCACTCTTCATTTCGATTTCCTTGGTTTGTGTCTCTTCTTCATTTTGATTTCCATGGATGTAAAAGTCGATGACGCAACAAAAAATCCTAACATGGATGTTTTTTAGTTTCTTCTTCATTTTTGTATTTCCTTGGTATGAATCTTATTCTTTAATTCAAGTCACTAACTAACATTGAAAATCAAAATCTGCATTAAATTGGCTCTTGTTCGTGGAAGGGGGAAACAGTTAACCTACTTTGAAGATGAATAGAAGTGCATATTTCACTTGCTTTTTATTTTGTTCGTTGACAATCTTGCTTGGAAACCATCTGGAATCGCTTTTCACAAACCTTGATTTGCTTTTGTTCAAGATGCCATTGTTCTTATTTCGTTACCATCAATTGAAGAAAGGAGTGAGAGACACACACAACAGCAAGGGAAGTGGTAGTGAAGATGACAGATCGATAGAAAGTGATGACACTAGAGGTTGATAGGTTGATGGTAAGGCCTTCGACGGTGGTTATTAGCGAAAAATGGTTGTAAATTAAGGCTTTCCGGGGGCAATCCCGTGATGGTTAACGTACTAGTGAGGGAGTGAGGGAGCAATGGAAGATACTTTGGCTCTTGCATTTCTGGAATGGGAGGAAAAAACCAACGTCTTAATTGATGAAGGGGATGTGGTATCTTACTTGATGAGGTGGACTTATGATTTAATGACATGGCTTTTTAGCCTATGTTGACTAGACTCTTAGTAGGTAGTAAGTCAAGGATTTCAAAAATAGTGACCTTttaaaacactactagaaaactaaGTAATTAACTACAGCAAAATTGGTAGGAAATCTGTAGGAAAAAGGTGTTACCTACAGATTTCCTACAAAAAACGGGTTGTAGGGAAAACCCTCGTGGGTAATTTTTTCCTACAAATTAGCTACAAACCTTCCTACGCATTTCCTACGGAGTATTCTGTTACAAATTTTACTACGGAATACCTACGGAACACGTTAACTACGGagtacctacagattacctacgggCTATTTACCTACGAAACACCTACAAAATACATACGAATTATTTTTCTACAGAATACCTACAAACTGGTTTTCCTACAAAATACCTACCAACTACTTTTCCTACAGATTACCTACCAACATCTTTTCCTACGGAATACCTACCAACTGCTTTTGCTACAGATTAACTACAGTCTTTATTGGATTTTATTTCCTACAGAATACCTACAAAATATGTATTTCCCACAaattttctatgatttttttaccactttttattgttatattaaatttataatttctACATAATATTTATTTCCTACAATTTAGTCAAAAATCTATTGCTATATTAAATTTATAAGTTAAAAAATATCCAAATTTTAtgctaaaaaaaccaaataaataattaaaataatagtcaAATACCATTACATTCATTACCATTAAAATAGTCATTAGCATACCATTTATACATTCAAATACTTAAAATACCATTACAATACAATGACAAAAGCTAAGAACCGGTCAATAACATAACATTTATTTAGTGTTCTAAAACAAAAACTAAGAAATACTTTGTCGATAACCGGACGAATTGATTTGTTTCATAAAGGCCGCCAATTGTCGTTGCACTTGCAATCACATttcatttcacatttgttacaTTTGCGAATCCATTTGACTTTGCTTTTCATCAATGGCTTGTTGCATGTTTGACACTTTTTGTCGCAACTCATTAACCTAAAAATAGCAAGACAAACACATAAAGTTAGTAAATGTAATTCAACTTTAAACCatgatagcaatgtactttacttTTAATATGCATAATAATAACATACTATATTTTTACCCATTATACCATTATACTTTACATCCTAGTGAATCTCTTTGCATACATTCATTCTCTAGTGAATCTCTTTGCATACATTCATTCTTTATTTGATGTCGTTTCAATCTATATGCAACATTTAACCTATCATTCTAATTAATTAAACCTTCACTACAAATAAAATTACCTTTAGTGGCATATTACTTATTGTGCCATTGTATTGTGCTTTTAGTGGCACTTATTTTTTTTTGTTCCTCTACATCTTGAAAATTTTGTTGCTGCTTCAAATTTTTCTGTGGCGCTCATCTTAAATCGTTTTAAGTTTTAACTTGTCGAAATTCAACATATTCTCCCATAAAACAGATTGTCATTTTGTGTAAATATGTTCTCTATGGTTTATAATATTAtctaaaatttcaaaacatgaaatCCAAATGGGAAAGCTATAGTGTAAATATGTCCTTTGGCTGTCTAAAATAACATCAAATGTAGAAGAAATAAAATCTAATACAATAAAAGAAAGAAAGCACATAAAGTTGCTCTGTTAGAAGAGCTACATAAAACCAAAGGATGAACAGTTTAGCATATACACAATATGCAAccaaaatttaagatatatacaACCACAAACAATTTATTTAACTTAGAATGTACCAAAAGCAAGATTTAGAGATAATGCCATACGTAAACTACAGTTCTGAAAAATTGGAGTCTTGTACAAGTGTGAGCAAACTGAAATCGAAATACATACCTGAAGGTGTCGACGATGAGGGTGTAGGACAGCGACGGTGGTGGTGGTTCGGGACAACGCTGGTGGTGGTGTGCGACAGCGACGGTTGGAGGGCAAACTTGCAACTGATGGTAATGGGATATCGGAGACAGAGCTCGGTACAATATCTAACCGTGGTAGATGAGATATGAAGAAATCGGAGATGACGGCGGCCACAAGGCTTTCCAACAAGGCGGAGGTTTAATTGTTGGCGGTGGCGGATGTCGGAGACGGTGACTGTGGTAGTGGGATATCGGAGACGGATATCAGAGATGGAGCTCAATCGTTGGCGGTAGCGGCAAAAAGGCATTCAAACAAAGCGGATGTTCAATCAATCGGTGGCTGCAAGTTGGACCGGTGGTAGATGTATATGTGATGGCGATGGCAGAGGAAGATGAAGGAGAAGGAGGGGCGACGTGTGAGAGATCAGGAAACTAAGATAAAGGGGGATTAACCTAAAAAATTTCATTGAAGCGGGATATTTAATTTTTTCGTTCGGTTGGTATTCCGTAGGAGATTTCCTACGGATTTCCTACtgaatttaataaaatactttttatttatttgtgtcCTTAATGGTAaattaaataagatttaaaaaaaaaaaaaaaaaaaaaacaaacaatacaaCTCTAATTAACTAAAGCATCGTCTTTTAActtcttttcttttcattttatgtattattattattattattattattattattattattattattattattattattattattattattattattattattattattattatcaggTCAACTTGtaaacatttttttatatatatcaaaattttaaaccAATGCATTATAATTAAATATGATTCGAAAATATCTATATCCTGTTTTTTTAAGATACTTAATACAATGTacaaatattataattttttattaaattatatatttcaccttttttattcattaaaaaatataattttaatcaattaactttttgaATAGATATGTGCACTcatataaaaaaagaataataaagtTGTAAATCAGTAATGGATTCCAACGATGCATACATTTGTATGTAAGTTTATCTTAtgtataagttggtgaaaataaataaatcaaagtataatgatgttgtgaaaaaaatgaaattgaaaaaaaaaattccctTAAAAGTAGAAAATAAAAAAACCCGTAGTTAATCCGTAGGCAAatacctacggattagctacggataAAGGTAATCCGTAGATatttacctacggattacctacgagtttttttttattttctattttttaagcgTATAATGGCGTTTTTCtcatttcatttttttcacaaatcattatactttgattgctttcTTTTCACAAAGTTATACATCATATAAACGTATCTAGAAGAATGTGCATCATTACAACTCACtactatatatgatacaaaaatcTATTTATCTTTGTTATAGAGAAACAATTAACCTTATTAAACAAACACGTAATatactaaacataatacatacatatggTTTGTATGTAAATAtgtgtatttatttgtatttgtgtATAAAAATAATTgtcatttataatatataaaaaaagaataataaagtTGTGAATCAGTAATGGGTTCCAACGATACATACATTTGTATGTAAGTTTACGTTATATATAAGTTGGTGAAAACAAATAAATCGAAGTATAATTATgttgtgaaaaaaaatgaaattgaaaaaacaatattttcccttaaaaaatagaaaataaaaaaaaaactcgtAGATAATCCGTAGGCAaatagctacggattagctacggataAAGGTAATCCGTAGTtttttacctacagattacctacgagttttttttttattttctattttttaagggTATAATGtcgtttttttaatttcatttttttttcacaaatcattatactttgattgctttgttttcaCAAAGTTATACATCATATAAACGTATGTAGAAGGATATGCATCATTACAACTCACtactatatatgatacaaaaagcTATTTATCTTTGTTATAGAACAACAATTAACCTTATTAAACAAATATGTAATATGctaaacataatacatacatatggTTTGTATGTAAATAtgtgtatttatttgtatttgtgtataaaaataattttcatttataatatataaaaaaagaataataaagtTGTGAATTAGTAATGGGTTCCAACGATGCATACCTTTGTATGTAAGTTTACGTTATGTATAAGTTGGTGAAAACAAATAAATCAAGGTATAATTATgttgtgaaaaaaaatgaaattgaaaaaacAATATTACAcccttaaaaaatagaaaataaaaaaaaaccgtAGGTAATCCGTAGGCAAATACCTACGGATTTGCTACGGATAAAGGTAATCCGTAGATATTTACCTACGGATTACCGACGgggtttttttattttctattttttaagggTGTAATGtcgtttttttaatttcattttttttcacaaatcattatactttgattgctttgttttcaCAAAGTTATACATCATATAAACGTATGTAGAAGGATATGCATCATTACAACTCACtactatatatgatacaaaaaacTATTTATCTTTGTTATAGAGCAACAATTAACCTTATTAAACAAATACATAATATGctaaacataatacatacatatggTTTGTATGTAAATAtgtgtatttatttgtatttgtgtataaaaataattttcatttataCTATATAAAAAAAGATTAATAAAGTTGTAAATCAGTAATGGGTTCCAACGATGCATacttttgtatataagtttatgttatgtataagttggtgaaaacaaataaatcaaagtataatgatgttgtgaaaaaaaaatgaaattgaaaaaacaatattttcccgtaaaaaatagaaaataaaaaaaaaaacccgtaggtaatccgtaggcaaatacctacggattagctacggataaaggtaatccgtaggtatttacctatGGATTACCTAcgggtttttttttattttctattttttaagggTATAATGtcgtttttttaatttcattttttttcacaaatcattattctttgattgctttgttttcaCAAAGTTATACATCATATAAACGTATGTAGAAGGATATGCATCATTACAACTCACtactatatatgatacaaaaagcTATTTATCTTTGTTATAGAGCAACAATTAACCTTATTAAACAAATATGTAATATGctaaacataatacatacatatggTTTGTATGTAAATAtgtgtatttatttgtatttgtgtataaaaataattttcatttataatatataaaaaaaagaataataaagtTGTGAATTAGTAATTGGTTCCAACGATGCATACCTTTGTATGTAAGTTTACGTTATGTATAAGTTggtgaaaaacaaataaatcaagGTATAATTATgttgtgaaaaaaaatgaaattgaaaaaacAATATTACAcccttaaaaaatagaaaataaaaaaaaaccgtaggtaatccgtaggcaaatacctacggattagctacgatTAAAGGTAATCCGTAGATATTTACCTACGGATTACCGACGgggtttttttattttctattttttaagggTGTAATGtcgtttttttaatttcattttttttcacaaatcattatactttgattgctttgttttcaCAAAGTTATACATCATATAAACGTATGTAGAAGGATATGCATCATTACAACTCACtactatatatgatacaaaaagcTATTTATCTTTGTTATAGAGCAACAATTAACCTTATTAAACAAATACATAATATGctaaacataatacatacatatggTTTGTATGTAAATAtgtgtatttatttgtatttgtgtataaaaataattttcatttataCTATATAAAAAAAGATTAATAAAGTTGTGAATCAGTAATGGGTTCCAACGATGCATACTTTtgtatgtaagtttatgttatgtataagttggtgaaaaaacaaataaatcaaagtataatgatgttgtgaaaaaaaaatgaaattgaaaaaacaatattttcccgtaaaaaatagaaaataaaaaaaaaccggtaggtaatccgtaggcaaatacctacggattagctacgggttttttttttattttctattttttaagggTATAATGtcgtttttttaatttcattttttttcacaaatcattatactttgattgctttgttttcaCAAAGTTATACATCATATAAACGTATGTAGAAGGATATGCATCATTACAACTGACtactatatatgatacaaaaagcTATTTATCTTTGTTATAGAGCA includes:
- the LOC111890068 gene encoding uncharacterized protein LOC111890068, producing MPFCRYRQRLSSISDIRLRYPTTTVTVSDIRHRQQLNLRLVGKPCGRRHLRFLHISSTTVRYCTELCLRYPITISCKFALQPSLSHTTTSVVPNHHHRRCPTPSSSTPSG